Genomic DNA from Oncorhynchus nerka isolate Pitt River linkage group LG17, Oner_Uvic_2.0, whole genome shotgun sequence:
TCGTATAGTGACACAGGGGCACAGGGTGAGATAAAACAAATGCACCCTATTTCTGTTTTTCATGAAGAAGGTAAGACCGGTTTGGATAGGAGGAGAGCAAGTCTGTTTAGGAGGAGTTGAAAGGTTAACCACAAAGACACTCAGGTCTCAACAGAGATATGTGAGGTCACTCTTCCTGCAGCCCATTTTGCAGCACACTGTGGTCAGCATGTGGTTCAGGTCCCGTCTGCTGAACTCTGACCCCAGGTTGGACTTCAGGTCCTCCAGGCTGCTCTGCTGCAGCTCCCCATTTGCCAAATCTGCACATGACATTGATCAATATCATTAATTATCACATAAAAATAGCATGCTATTACAGTCTAATATGAGTTCAGGTATTTCATACCATCTTGCTTTACAAAAACACCTATTTAAGAATGAAAGCAGTCAACAAAAATATGTTATGCAAGCCAGAAATATATTTTCTCTCTCGCTGCTTGCTGATTGTCTATGAGTGCTATTTCATATGCAGTCTATGTTTAACAGTGTAATTGCTATATGTGGTCCTGCCAAATGAGGAAACCCCTAAATGATTGTACAGGTTTTTCCGGTGCTATCTGTCTTGTCCAGAATCTGTTCCTCTAACTGGTTCTAATGAGCATGGCTAATATGCTAACTGGGTTAGCCTGGTTCTGTCTGTCCAGTGGGAACATGCTGGCTGACCCAGATAGCGTCATCGTCACAATCAGATGAGGAGACCTCGGTCCCACTGGGTTTGAATGTTCCAGAGGACTGTACAACGTAACAGACCTCCATGACCCAGCCAGAGGGTCAACTtccttcctgactgactgactgactgcacacCCCACTGGAGCAGCGTCACTGTACATCACTGCAGACAAGACCCCATCACTGACTCACAGACACATTGTCTGGTCAATTCATGTAATTCTGTTCATCAAGTGGAATAACCCCTGACGTAAAGTGTGAGTGGAAATCTGAGTTTAAGTGACGATACTAAATTAAATGCGTTTACAGAAGTGTACGTAGGAGGATAAGGATCTGAAATGGGTCACCAGGTCTGTAAACCCAAGCATGTAATGAAAAGGGGTAACATGGAAAAGTAGTCCGGAGGAGAAAGTGAAACGTGGGGGGTAACAGAGATTctaacagaggtagagatggtTAACTCACCCTCCAGTTGCTCCGGTTGGTCGAGAAGCCGTCTCCAACGGGAGCCTCCACAGGTGTAGACGACGGCCCTGAGAAACTCTCTGCCACACAGCTTCACTAAGCTCACCTCCGCCCTCACCTGGCTCAACCCCACTGCCACACACAGCAGCAGGGGCAGTGTTACTGGCAGCACACGCATCACGGCTGGCTGGATTGATATCTGTGGGTcactgtgtgagggtgtgtgtatctgtgttcgCCCGCACACGGATTGTCTCTCTGGTCtacttctttctcttctttcttcttgttgtctctgtgtttctctctatcaCTCTTGCTGAGGCGATAACACAGTGGATTGATTTCTGGATCAAGGCGTGCACTTCCTCCTATATATACCATCCTCCTTTCAGCTCATCAAtggacccccctccctccccaatccCTTCCCCACCTCATCCACACTATCTCTCTTTCCTCGCCCCCACCCTGCATGGTATCTTCCAGTCAAATTATTTTATGTTTCCGGTCATGTCCACCATCACCAATTGTGATCTGACTGAGAGTGAGTCCCATCAGGTAATCAGTTCTTTACTGCCCCAATCTACAATCAGATTACCTGTCCAGAGGGGCGGAGGgtgctctctctacctctccactttAACGAGTTGATTGCAGTGACCTTCCCTTTAAGGCACAGCTAATTCAGTCACATGTTGGGATAACCCCCAGCCAAACAGATGGCTCATGTGTTCCTAGTGTTTATGTCAGACATTTAACCTTGCCATAACAGAAGTTAAATGTCCCAAACTGAAGGGAAAGTGTAAATGCTGTTCTAGTTTTAGTGTTCTATTATATTGTGAAAATTATGTGAAATTACATCATGGCATGACATTAGTGGTTCCCTCAAGGGTAGTTTCCTCATTTGTTGACAGAAAATACATCCCTTATATTGTTTTGATGAAGAGATATGCAGTCGCTAGTGAGTCTTCACACCCCTTGCACGGTATACACATTTCTATGCCTTAAAATGTTTATCTCAAAAgggaatacattttttaaaataatgatctacacaacctactccacattttcaaagtgaaataAATATTATAGAAAATGTTCCTAATTAACtacaaataacaaaacaaaaaatgtctTGATtccaccccagagttaatacttgttagaagcacctttggcagtgataacagctgtgaatcattttgaaaaataactcttagggcaacatttctataaaaaaaaatgttatttctCAAGCTCAGAAAATTTGGTTGGGAGTCATTGATAGAGAGAAATATTCAAACCTTGTCTCTGATTTTCAGAAATGATACTGGACAATTCAGAAAACACTCAATGCCTATTTGCAgcctcatgttatgggtatgcttgtccccggcagggactggggagtttttcatgatcaaaataaatatgaaaggagCAGACAAAAAGTTAAAGGAAACCCTACCTCAGAATACCTAACCGGGACAATTAGAAACGTTTTTATGCCAATAGGTGTTAAGTGTTCCTGAATGGTCTAGAGACAAGGTTTGAATAACGCTGTCCTATAATGACTCCCAACCAAATTTACtgagcaattttgacaaaaacaataGATCATGATCATGACAAACTCTccagtccctgccggtgacaagcatacccataacatgatgctgcaaccacaacacttgaAAATACAGACAACTTTGTTTCCCTAAGAGTTGTACAAAGTTCGTAGAATCTTATTCAAAATGATTCACAGCtataatggctgccaaaggtgctttcaCCAAGTATTTTAACTCTGGGCTGTGAGGATatcttcattttttaaaattattattcatTTGGaattgattttaaaaaatccaTCACTTTTGaaatgtggagtaggttgtgtacATTGGTAGAAACAAATGTAATAAATGTTTTGATTtaattttaaggcagcaaaatgtgaagactgtgcaaggggtgtgtaCACTTGACACACTTCCACAAGATCTGATTATGCAAATTGTATCTAATCTGAATAAGACATATTTTCTGTTTTTCTCCAATAAGAACATCAAGGTATTACAAAATGTTTTAATTTACACTTTGCTGTAACATTGTACATCTTTTTTTTCTCTTATGTAAAAGTAAGAGCTGGTCTTGATCAATATTCATTTTAATTTTACTATTCGTAATGGTCTCTGGTTTTTCCATCACAGCTCATAAAAACCCCAGTACTCAACAACACAATGAGCTCTTGTTTGATAAGTAATTGACAGGCTCCCAATAAATCAACTATGTAACACATAAATCAACAATTATGTAACACATAGGATGCACCAATTACTCAATCAAGCTAATCAGTGAGGTGCTTTGTAATTGATTACATGGACAAGaggcatacagtaccagtcaaaagtttgggcacacctactcattcaagggtttttctgtattttgacaattttctacattgtagaataatagtgaagacaccaaaactatgaaataacacatatggaatcatgtagtaaccaaaaaagtgttaaacaaatcaatatatttGTTTCGATTttcgattcttcaaagtatccaccctttgctttgatgacagctttgcactatcttggcattctctcaaccagcttcacctggaatgcttttccaacactcttgaaggagttcccacatatgctgagcacttgttggctgcttttctttcactcttcggtccaactcatcccaaaccatctcaattgagttgtgggcgggtgattgtggaggtcaggtcatctgatgcagcattccatcactctccttcttggtcaaatagcccttacacagcctgaaggtgtgttgggtcattgtcctgttgaaaaacaaaggaTATTCCCACTAaccacaaaccagatgggatggcgtatcgctgcagaatgctgtgttagccatgctggttaagtgtgccttgtattctaaataaatcacagacagtgtcaccagcaagccCCCCCATAccatcacaactcctcctccatgcttcacggtgagaaccacacatgcagagatcatccgttcagctactctgcatctcacaaagaaatggcggttggaaccaaaaatctcagaccaaaggacagatttccaccggtcaaaTTTCCATTGCTCATgtatcttggcccaagcaagtctcttcttcttattggtgtcctttagtaatagtttatatgcagcaatttgaccatgaaggcctgattcatgcagtctcctctgaacagttgatgttgacttaatctctgtgaagcatttatttgggctgcattctgaggtgcagttaactctaataaactttgggtcttcctttcttgtgacggtcctcgtgagagccagtttcatcatagcgtttgatggtttttgcaactgcacaaatgttccacattgactgacattcatgtcttaaattaatgatggacagtcatttctctttgcttatttgagctgttcttgccataatatggacttggtcttttactaagtagggctatcttctgtataccacccctacattgtcacaacattggttcaaacgcattaagaaggaaagaaattccactaattaatttttaacaatgcacacctgttaattgaaatgcattccaggtaactacctcatgaagctggttgagaaaatctaagaagaatctaaaatctcaaatatattgatttgtttaacacttactacatgattccatatgtgttatttcatagttttgatgtcttcactattattctataacgtagaaaatagtaaaaataaagaaaaacccttgaatgaacccctccctgtgcaactgggtcctagacttTCTGACGGACCGACCCCGGGTGGTGAAGGTAAGCAAACAACACCTCCCCATCTGATCTTCAACACAAGGCCCCtcctcaatcatcaagtttgctgacaacacaacagtagtaggcctgactaccaacaacaacgagacagcctacagggaggaggttagagcccTGGCAGAggggtgccaggaaaataacctctccctcaaaaacaaaggagctgatcgtggactacaggagacagtGAAGGGAGCAcatccccatccacatcgacgggaccacagtggagagAGTCAAAAGCTTTAAGAGCCTTGGCAtgcacatcactgaggacctgaaatggtccTACCACGCCGACACCGTGGTGAAGaaagcgcaacagcgcctctacaacctcaggcggctgaagaaattcatCATGGCCCTAagacactcacaaacttctacaggtgcacgattgagagcattctgtcgggctgcatcaccacctggtacagcaATAACCGGCCCTCAACCgtggctctacagagggtggtgtggtcagcCCAATACATCACCTAGGGGagcactgcctgccctccaggacatttaCAGCACTTGGTGTtaaaggaaggccaagaagatcatcaaagacaagGGTGGCCACCCGGATCACaatctgttcacacacacacacacgcacacgcacacacgcgcgcgcacacacacacacacgcgcacgcacacgcacacgcacacaacgcTGCTGTTCCATGTATATAGAGACATTAAACACTGGACTGTTTATTTTATACTGTCCATATACTGTATTCATCACATACCTCAttctaatactgtatatatactactgtacatatcattcttagtatatattTTTGGTGTTCAAACGCATGGATTGCATGTGGATTACTGACAACGTGTTATATGGGTAACTGCATTCCCAGCTAACAATTCTAGGGAGAGAGAACATTTTTGTTATGTTACCCTTAATGTTCCCCAGATGTTTGTGTCCAGTTTTCTGTTAGTTATGGAACCATTCTATGTATGTTAGCATAAATCTCCTGGGAACCCATTTATCCATTtttggggttagagttaggagaacATTCCCTAAATGTCAAACAGAATTTACCCAGAACGTTGTTGCCATGTTCTCTGAATTATAATATATTAATATTGCAAGATTGCAAGAACATTCCTATGTCCAGTTTACTGAGGGTTAGGAGAACATTCGATCAAAGTCCCGCCAAACATACAAATGTCACCACTTCCACccaaggtggctcctctccctgttcgggcggcgctcggcggtcgtcgtcgccggcctactaccTGCCACTGATCCATTTCCtttttcgtttggttttgtctgtcttgtgttcacctgtgtctagtttaggctaatcagtggggtatttcatctcttcctacccgctaggttttgtctgtcttgtgttcacccgtgtctagtttaggctggggttttgtctgtcttgtgttcacccgtgtctagtttaggctaatcagtggggtatttaatctcgccctacccgctaggttttgtctgtcttgtgttcacccgtgtctagtttaggctaatcagtggggtatttcatctcacctgtgtctagtttaggctaatcagtggggtatttaatctcttcctacccgctaggttttgtctgtcttgtgttcacccgtgtctagtttaggctaatcagtggggtctCAGtttttaggctaatcagtggggtatttcatctcaCCCGTGTCTAGTtcaggctaatcagtggggtatttaatctcttcctgcccgctaggttttgtctgtcttgtgttcacctgtgtctagttcaggctaatcagtggggtatttaatctcttcctgcccgctaggttttgtctgtcttgtgttcacctgtgtctagttcaggctaatcagtggggtatttcatctctTCCTGTCCAGGCTAATCAGTGTTTTAATCTCGTCTGTCTTGTAATCAGTTCACCTGTGTTTAGGCTAATCAGTATTTCATCTCGCCCgttaatcagtggggtatttcaggctaatcagtggggtatttcatctctTCCTGCCCTAATCTTtcaggttttgtctgtcttgtgttcacctgtgtctagtttaggctaatcagtggggtatttcatctcttcctaatcagtggggtatttcatccgCCCGTGTTTTCAGGCTCAGTG
This window encodes:
- the insl5a gene encoding insulin-like 5a, which produces MRVLPVTLPLLLCVAVGLSQVRAEVSLVKLCGREFLRAVVYTCGGSRWRRLLDQPEQLEDLANGELQQSSLEDLKSNLGSEFSRRDLNHMLTTVCCKMGCRKSDLTYLC